The Bacillota bacterium genome window below encodes:
- a CDS encoding GntR family transcriptional regulator → MSATRWQQIVETFRAGIEAGQWRHGDRLPSETELARQWGVSRMTAHRAMNELQRLGLVERRRRSGTIVSSRRKQHTGCVALLLHHSHDSLEMAYLRGIHAGLPEEVRLVVCDTKGDASREAHYLRRMAHEADGIILFPTCEPENTPVLARLLEAGTHIVCIDRYPEAISVDAFVSDNYGSTLEALRYLVAQGAHPIAHLTHPYMHVSSLRERYTAFLDALREAGYTKPEQWTRQFPAVPARYQQSVTQMVADAITVLRGEDTPLRAVFCLNDYQLFAVLEACERMNLRIPEDLQVLTFHDSLFLLPQVTQRLHRLVQQPFELGRRAAERLRFLLEGQISSPTVLRLPVQFYPATTDANP, encoded by the coding sequence ATGTCAGCAACGCGCTGGCAACAGATTGTCGAAACCTTTCGTGCGGGCATCGAAGCGGGGCAATGGCGACATGGCGACCGCCTGCCATCCGAAACCGAGCTGGCACGGCAGTGGGGCGTCTCCCGAATGACCGCTCATCGCGCAATGAATGAGCTCCAGCGTTTGGGGCTGGTGGAGCGCAGGCGACGCAGCGGCACCATCGTTTCCTCTCGCAGAAAGCAACATACTGGCTGTGTGGCACTGCTTTTGCACCACTCGCATGATTCGCTGGAGATGGCTTACCTGAGGGGTATCCACGCCGGCTTGCCGGAAGAGGTGCGCCTGGTAGTTTGTGATACCAAAGGCGATGCCTCCAGAGAGGCGCACTACCTGCGACGGATGGCTCATGAGGCGGATGGCATTATCCTTTTTCCAACCTGCGAGCCGGAGAACACCCCGGTTCTGGCGCGTTTGCTGGAAGCAGGCACCCATATCGTGTGCATCGACCGTTATCCTGAGGCAATCTCCGTCGATGCTTTCGTTTCCGATAACTACGGTTCCACGCTGGAGGCACTGCGCTACCTGGTCGCTCAGGGGGCACATCCGATAGCGCACCTGACCCATCCGTATATGCATGTCTCTTCCTTGAGGGAAAGGTACACGGCGTTTTTGGACGCCCTGCGTGAGGCAGGATACACGAAGCCAGAACAATGGACACGCCAGTTTCCGGCGGTGCCAGCGCGCTATCAGCAGAGCGTCACGCAGATGGTAGCCGACGCCATTACGGTCCTGCGCGGCGAAGACACCCCATTACGTGCCGTGTTCTGCCTGAACGACTATCAACTCTTTGCCGTACTGGAGGCCTGTGAACGGATGAACCTGAGAATACCGGAGGACCTGCAGGTGCTGACGTTTCATGATAGTCTGTTCCTGCTACCGCAGGTAACGCAACGATTGCATCGGCTGGTGCAACAGCCGTTTGAACTGGGCAGACGTGCTGCCGAGCGGTTGCGCTTTTTGCTGGAAGGGCAAATCTCGTCGCCGACCGTGCTGCGATTGCCCGTCCAGTTCTACCCGGCTACTACGGACGCAAACCCTTGA